In a single window of the Porites lutea chromosome 14, jaPorLute2.1, whole genome shotgun sequence genome:
- the LOC140925204 gene encoding uncharacterized protein, whose translation MELSVEVHRMQYDAFEMRPHRQLDRGVRLQINKRTRAPDCQDGTRYSVEETNQFHGQAQEDERMGTFSLPRQITVSRSSPSEPMSSLGQNSGGKYIWKIVGFSHHLEDARNGKITSLESPPIYTSQQEYKFSMHLFLKGVNGGDGRHFGLLLA comes from the exons ATGGAGCTGTCTGTGGAGGTTCACCGCATGCAGTATGACGCTTTTGAGATGCGACCACATCGTCAGCTGGACAGAGGAGTGAGACTGCAGATCAACAAGAGGACCAGAGCCCCTGACTGTCAGGATGGAACTAGGTACTCTGTCGAGGAGACAAACCAATTTCATGGCCAGGCCCAAGAAGATGAACGCATGGGTACATTTTCTCTCCCAAGGCAAATAACAGTAAGCAG GTCAAGTCCCTCAGAGCCGATGTCGTCTTTAGGTCAGAACTCTGGTGGAAAGTATATTTGGAAGATAGTCGGTTTCTCTCATCACCTTGAGGATGCtagaaatggaaaaataacATCACTCGAGAGCCCCCCGATTTACACAAGCCAACAAGAATACAAGTTCTCCATGCATTTGTTCCTGAAAGGTGTTAATGGTGGAGACGGACGTCACTTTGGCCTTTTGTTGGCATGA